The genomic stretch GGACTGGTTTTATGCTCCTCTGGATACCCTGGCCAAGCGCGTCATTCGCCGCCCTGAGGTGGTGCTCCGCATTGAGGGATTTTGCGATGCGGTCAATGGAGAGCCGCTGGATTTGGCCCGAAAAAGAGCCATGGCCGTACGCCAAATCCTGCTGGACCTCGGTGTGAGGGGGGAGCAGGTACCTATTGACAGTGTCCATTGGGCAGTCTCGCCGGACAAAAAGATCACGCAGAATGCAGGCGTGCACCAGGAGCGGCGTAATGTGCGTATCAGGGCTTTCCGGCAGGGTTCAGATATCGCCGAGCTAGAGGTTATCGCTCCCGTGTCGTTCCGCTGCCTCCATGAACCTCCAGTCCCATTGCCAGTCGTCTTCGCCAATACCGTGAAAGGGGTGGTTCCAGCGAGGTGTGGGGTTCTACGATTGAGCAGCGACGCCTTGAACGACAGCATCCCCGCTGGGTACGCGTTGCCTCCAGGTGATTCCCTGCGTTGGCCCTTAACCGAGAGCGATACTGTGTGGGTACACAGGGAGGTGACTTACACGCTTGCCCTCACCGATACGCTGGATCGTCACTTCCGGACGAGGGGCAAAAGGGTTTACCTGGCGCCAAAAGGTTCTCACCTTCCGATTGTGGTTGGTCTGGCGGAATTCAACGACCCGCAGCCTTTCCCGATTGTTCCGTGGAAGAACCTGTTGCATGAATTGGGGATGCGCCTCAGGTACGCGCCCACCATGTACTTCCGCTTCGTGGGCCACGCCTGCGGCATCACCCCGCGCTCGGTGAACAACGCCTTCTCGCGTCTGCGGGCCGCGAATTTGCAGGAAGACTTTATTAAAGCTGTTGCCGAGATAGAAGGGCACGAGCCGGCGCTTTGCCGTCTTGTTATGGCTCGGCTCGACAGGGAAGGAACGATGGGCAAAGGGGCGGACGAGCCCTTTACCCTGGTCCTTGACGAGGAAAGGTTTGCCCAGGAGTATCAAGCCATCGATCCCGCTGCTTTTGCAAAGCTGAGGGCGCTGCAAGAGCTGCCTCGGGCCTCTTGTCAGCCGTTCGTCTTCAGCCGGGAAAGTGGTAAACTCCTTTTGGAGGGGGATAACGGTACTCCAGTAGGACGCCAAATCAACCGGCGGATTCAGATAGAATTCTTCTACAAGTAACGGGCCTTATCCGAATGCTTGGCTAGGCGCTCGCTTGAGATGTGTGGACGGCGCCAAGGAGGGGGCGCAAGCACGGCATCGCTTCCGCCCTTTGGACGGTGAGGCCGGATGCAATGGGGCAGAGGTTGTCGAGGAGCAGACGGGCCTCCGAGGACATTGGTGGGGCGCGACGCGGGCACCCATTACCACGGCTGCCGTTACGCAGGCGCTAGCACATTCTGAGGAGCTTGGGTTCTGCGTCCCCCAGCGCCTGGGTCGTTTCTGTGCCGAGGCTTCGGGCATCCTGGGTTCAGCTGCTGTCCGCAGCAAAGCGCTCACCGCCAGTCAAACGGCACGGGAGACCATGAACAAGCCCAGGAGCAACTGTGTTTCCGACGGGTCTAAGAGTTGGCCACGATGTACTTCTTTCCTCGTTGCGCGCGGTTCTAGCGCCGATCCAACATTTCCCTTGATATTATGCCGGGTGTTTGCTAAATTTTCCCGCGCGCCGGGGTGGTGAAACTGGTAGACGCACAGGACTCAAAATCCTGCGGACTTTTGTCCATGCGGGTTCGATTCCCGCCCCCGGCACAGCCAAGGGGCCGCACGCGTGCGTGGTGTGCGGCCCCTTCTGTTTCATGCTGCCCTGCTGCGCCAGGCTTCCACGTGTCGTGCAGAGCGAATCACGAGGATCCCCCCCGCGATGAGCAGGCTCCCTGCCACCCACTGCCCAAGTGAAAAGCGTTCACCAAAGAGTTGGCCAGAAGCGAGAATGGTAAGAAACGAGGTCATGAGCATAGAGGAGGAGCATATCGCCACGCCGAGGCGCGCCACGGCCATGTAGTACGCGACCTGGGCGATGGCAAGGCCCAACAGAGCGGAAAGGGCCATGAGCAGGGCGGTGCTTAGGTCAAGGGCCGCAAGACGCTGGGGGTGCCCCAAAAGTGCCATAAGCACGTTGGCGCTTGCGGCCGTATAAAGTGCGATGATGGCAAAGGCGAGTCTTGGATCCGCCGCTCTCAAGAATCTCCGCACCGTGAGTCCGTATCCCGCGGTGAAGAGTCCACAGCTCACCATGATGACCACGCCTACCATGCTGGGGCCATGCGAAAGGCCCCCTTGTTGCACCATTAGCGCTCCGTAGCCGGCCGCCGCCACAGTGAGCCCTATAGCAAAACGGGGGCTCTTAATGGCCGGACGCTCATCCGGAAAGATCACAAACGAGCCGATTACAGACCAGACTATGGAGCCCCGCGCCAAGAAGCTCATGAGCCCTGGGTTAATGAAATAGGGCGCCCACGTCCACAAATTCTGGCTCACGATGTTGAAAAAGGTTGGCACCAGCGCACACTTCCAGAGCCCCTTCGGCACCCGTCCGCGACCAGCTCGAGATAGAAGGAAGGGGAGGTACACCGCCGCAGCGACGGTGTACCGGTAGGCGTTCAAGGTCCAGGCATCCAGCAGGGAAGAGAAGTATTTCAGAAAGAGCGGGATAGATGCCCAGCAGAGGATAGCCGCACCAAGTGCGAGGGTGGCTCGCGGGCGAGAAACGACGCCCACGGTGCTGCCGTCTACGTGGCCACCCATGAGAGCATTCCTCGATCGAGCGGCTCAGTGCGTGATGACAAGCTTGCCTGTAGCCACTAATCCTGCCGCCCTGAGGCGCACCAGATACAGCCCTGCAGGTAACCCTTGTGTGCTTAAAGGCATCGCGGTTTTCTCCGGACCAATGTGCTGCCTCGTAGGGCCCGCCACGGCGCGACCCCTCACGTCAAATATGACAATCTCCAAGTCCGCGGGGGCGTGGAGATCAAGAAGGAGTGTCGTCCTCTCGCGGGCAGGGTTGGGGTAGAGTCTGACCAGCCTGGGCTGTTCCGGGGGGCGCCCAGTTGTCTCTTCGACTACACTGGGGCCGATCAAGTTGGTCACCGGCAAGAGGAGGTGTGACGGATAGAACTCGTTGCACATGATGGTGTTAAAAGCCACGCGAGAGGCTGGGTCAGTGCCTGGGAGTGCACCGGTGTTGGGGTTCGGTTCGAACCGGGGATAACTGCTGCTGGTCACTTGGAGCTGGACCCGATGGCCCGGCGCAAACACAATCGCGGTGGGGAGGAGCTCAATGCAAAACTCGTACACCACGCCTGGTTCCAGGGGCTGGCCGAAGGCGAACCCTTCGCGATAGCGGGCGCGCAGGACGCCATCACAGACGAGCATTTCCCGGCCGTCGGGGTAGACATCCACAAGCTTCACGATCCAGTCCGTGTCGGGCCCGTCCGAGGAGGCATACAGAGTGACCGTGGGCGTGCCCACTACCTCTAACGGTTCTTCAAGCGGCGCAGTGGTGAAGCGGAGAAGATCGCTCTCCTGATTGGGCCTCTGGTCATAAGGCCCCGCCTCCAGAAAGGGCGGCAGGTTCTGTCCACCTCTCGTGGGGACCGGCCTGGTGGGGTCGAACGCGTAGGCAACTGCCGCGCTCGCATCTGCGGGCGGAGAAGCAGCTAGTTCTCCGGATGCCGCAAGGAAAAAAGTGTGCCATGACGGCTGGGGCGGCCAGGCCTCGCACCTCACCCATTGGTTCCCCGGCCCATGGGGCGAATCGGTGTCGCCCATGAGATAAATGCGCACTGGGGGCAAGTCATCGGGGTAAGGATTTCCCTTGAGCCAGACGTCGAACCATCGACGCGTTTCCCCCACCAGGTCGACAGCACTGTTTGCCGGATAGCTTAGCTCTCCTGAACGGAAATCGTGGGTGGTGGGCGCTACCAACAACACCTGGCGGCCCTTCGCCTGGCTCCCACCGTCTGCTTGGAGTACGGCGAAGGCGTTGATTGGTCCCCGGCAAAACACATCGTACCAGCCTGCCAGGTGAAAAATGGGCACGTTGACCACACTCGGGCGCTCGAAGAGGTTGGCCTGCTGCCAGAATTGGTCGTAGGTGGGGTGTTCCCGCATCAGGCTTATCATTTCGGGAGTGCCCCGAGCAGAGAGCCATCCTTCCACCAAGTTCTTCTGCAGTACGCCTCCTGGGTACACTACCTCATGATACAGATCCGCTGATGCCAGCCCCACGAAGCAGCAGGCAAGGTGAGGGGGAGCAGCACCAGCAGCCAGGTAGGCAGAGATGCCCAGGGCTGACAACCCCCAGAGCCCCACGCGGCCATCACACCATTGCTGGGCTGCGATCCATTCCACGGTGTCGTAACCATCCTGGTTACGTCCCCATCCGTCGTCCAGGAATACCGAATCGGTCCCTGCAGAGCCGAAGCGTCCGCGTGTGTCCTCGACAACAACAGCATAGCCGGAACTGCGAAGGAGGTTAGCGAACAAAACCACGTCCGGTGAGCGCCGGCCATAAGGGGTGCGCAGAGCCACGGCCGGCCACGGGCCACCACCGCCGGGCAAGTAGAGGTCCCCGGCAAGGGGAGTCCCATCGCGCATGGGAATGGTGAGCGGCGTCTGTCCTGAAAGGCCCCCGTAAAGAACCAGCATGAAACCTGCCACAAAAGCCGACCTCTTCATGAGAATCTCCCGAGGAAACCTTCTTGCCTGTACCCGTTGGCAACAAACATAGCGATATTTCTGCACAAAGCCAAGGGCTTTTCTCAAGTCCATTGGAGGTGTTGACAGAAAAGACTTGCGAGTTACCTAGTCTCTTCGTACATTCAAAAAAAGCTGTGGTGCAGGTTGCGTCCCATTGGCCTTGATGCAGAGTGGTAGCTCGCCGAACCAATCTGGGGTTGACCTGAGGTCCTGCCGAAGGGCTACCCTATAGGCGCCGTCCCTGGTTTGCGTACTCACGCATGAGGTAAGATAAGATGTGTGCTCGTGGACTCGTTTCTCTCGCTACGCTCGGTGTCCTGATGACCGCGCTCAGGTGTATCCACCCAGGCAAAGCGGATCCCCATCTGTGGACCACTGACTTTCAGTGGGAGAGACCCTACCTCACTTCCACCGGGAGGAACCCGTACTTTGTTCTGGAACCAGGATGGGTTTTGGAATTGGCCGACGGGGAACACAGGCTCACTGTCACTGTGCTGCAAGATACGATCAGAGTGGACGGCGTGTGGTGCAGGATCGTGGAGGAGAGGGAAACAAAGGGCGGGGAGCTTGTGGAGGTTTCTCGCAACTACTTTGCGATGAGCAAACGCAGCAACAGTGTGTACTATTTTGGTGAGGATGCGGGCGGTGCGTGGCAGAGCGGACAAGGGGGTGCGCGATTCGGATTGATGATGCCCGGCCTCCCCTTGGTTGGGGCGCGCTATTATGAAGAAATCGCCCCAGGCGTGGCGATGGATCGCGCAGAGATCGTGAGTGTGAGTGACACCATTACCACGCCGGCAGGTATTTTTTCTCCTTGCCTGAAGATCCTTGAGACCACACCCCTTGAGCCCCTGGCGCGTGAATACAAATGGTATGCACCGGACATTGGCCTTGTACAAGACGGCTCAATGAAGCTGGTGTCGTATGGCAGGCGCGGGAGCTGAAGGGGCATCTGGACTCTTTTTCCCATTGCGCGACTTTCTGCACGGTCGGCTCGCTCAAGTCCGGCACTTGGCCTCGGAGAGGCCTACTCGGTCAGATGAGTGAAGTCCACCTCGTTCAGCCTCTGTGTTCCGCCCAGGTGAAGCCCGCTGCGCACGTGTTGGCGAGGGCCTTCCGCTCGGATCCGGCCTTCGTCTATGTGCTGCCACAGGCCCAGCGTCGCGAATCCGCCCTGGCTTGGCTTTTCGAGCGGCTGGTGGCCGCGACCCTGGAGGCGGGCCGTGCCTTCACCACCGCCTCGCTGAGCGGTGTTGCTCTGTGGCTGGGACCGGGGCGACACACGTTGCCGACAAGTACACTCTTGGCAAACGGCCTCGCCCTTTTGCCGTTGACGCTTGGCTGGCGTTCTTTCGGGCGCTTTCTCAGGTTAGGGCGCTGCACTAACCAGCTGCATGAACGCACCATCCGCGATCCGCATTTGGTCCTCTTCGCCCTGGGTGTCGATCCTGCTCGCCAGCAGCAAGGAATTGGTCGTGCTCTCCTGGCACCGATGTTGGCAGAGGCCGACGCGAACGGTCTGCCGTGTTACCTGGACACAGCCAACGCCGCCAACCTCGCCTACTATGCCGCACACGGCTTCGATTTCGTCTCTGAGCGGACCATCGCAGAGGCCCTCGTGCTCCGGGCGATGGTGAGGATGCCGCGGCAGGGTCAGGCGTGAGCGCGCGAGGTGCTTCTAGAAGGTCATTCGGCGTTCCCCAGCAAACGCTTTCCCAGCCAGTGGTGAGAGTGATTTGGCTCAGGTGCCGAAAGACGGGGCTTTGACCGGACCCTGGGGTGACAACCCATGACCACGGTCGGCTGAGACCGAAGAGCCCCCGTGACTGACGGCTCCAGACCTCTTCCAGATTCGCGGGAAAGAGGCGGCCAGGCTGCTCCTGAGTGGGGAAAATTCCCCTTGATTTTTTGGGATTTTGTCTGTAGCTTTTGGCCGCTCGGTTGGCAATGATGTGTGCTGCCGCCTCTGGGCGAAGATTGCACTGAATGAAGGTACAAACTCTACTGCAGGGCGCGTGAAAAGATGAGTCCTACGGTTGTTGCGATCCTGGCGTCGATGGCAGGGTTGGGGTTTTTGGGGGTGCTCTTTGGTGGGGGATTGGCCTATGCGGCGAAGAAGTTTGCCGTACACGTGGACCCAAGGGTGGAAGCCGTGCAGGCGGTGCTCTCCGGCGCGAATTGCGGGGCGTGCGGTTACCCGGGATGCGCGGCATTTGCCCAGGCAGTGGTAGCTGGGGCCGCCCCTTACACCGGGTGCATTCCGGGTGGCGCGGATTCCGCGCGCCAAATTGCCGCCATCATGGGCGGCGAAACTGGCGAACTTCAAGAGGCGCCGGTAGCGGTGGTCTGTTGCCAGGGAGGCAAAGCCGAGGCAAGGGACCGCTTTATCTACCAAGGCTTTGAGGACTGCGAGGCGGCTCAGCTCATCGCTGGGGGGCAGAAGGCCTGTATCTACGGCTGCCTGGGCTTTGGTACGTGCGTGCGCGCGTGCCCGTTCGATGCGATGACCATGGGCGACAACGGATTGCCGGTGGTGTTCGAAGACAAGTGTACAGGCTGTGGCAAGTGCGTCAAAGCCTGCCCGCGCGGAATCATGCAGCTTATCCCACGCACGCAGCGCATCTTCATCGGATGTAGGTCCCAGGATAGGGGCAAGCAGGTGAAGGAAGTGTGCACCGTCGGGTGCACGGGGTGCACCCTTTGCGCTAACCCCAAGACTACGCCATCGGGTTCCATTCGGATGAATGGTTTCCTGCCGGAAATCGTGAATCCGTTTGCCGAGGACCTGGAGATGGCCTTCGAGAAATGCCCCACGCACAGCTTCGTCCGGCGTGGGGTGAGTGCCCCCGTCGAAAGGGCGCAGGTGGAGGAAACCACCGCAGCCTAGTGTTTTGAGCTCAAACA from candidate division KSB1 bacterium encodes the following:
- a CDS encoding DMT family transporter, yielding MGGHVDGSTVGVVSRPRATLALGAAILCWASIPLFLKYFSSLLDAWTLNAYRYTVAAAVYLPFLLSRAGRGRVPKGLWKCALVPTFFNIVSQNLWTWAPYFINPGLMSFLARGSIVWSVIGSFVIFPDERPAIKSPRFAIGLTVAAAGYGALMVQQGGLSHGPSMVGVVIMVSCGLFTAGYGLTVRRFLRAADPRLAFAIIALYTAASANVLMALLGHPQRLAALDLSTALLMALSALLGLAIAQVAYYMAVARLGVAICSSSMLMTSFLTILASGQLFGERFSLGQWVAGSLLIAGGILVIRSARHVEAWRSRAA
- a CDS encoding CocE/NonD family hydrolase, giving the protein MKRSAFVAGFMLVLYGGLSGQTPLTIPMRDGTPLAGDLYLPGGGGPWPAVALRTPYGRRSPDVVLFANLLRSSGYAVVVEDTRGRFGSAGTDSVFLDDGWGRNQDGYDTVEWIAAQQWCDGRVGLWGLSALGISAYLAAGAAPPHLACCFVGLASADLYHEVVYPGGVLQKNLVEGWLSARGTPEMISLMREHPTYDQFWQQANLFERPSVVNVPIFHLAGWYDVFCRGPINAFAVLQADGGSQAKGRQVLLVAPTTHDFRSGELSYPANSAVDLVGETRRWFDVWLKGNPYPDDLPPVRIYLMGDTDSPHGPGNQWVRCEAWPPQPSWHTFFLAASGELAASPPADASAAVAYAFDPTRPVPTRGGQNLPPFLEAGPYDQRPNQESDLLRFTTAPLEEPLEVVGTPTVTLYASSDGPDTDWIVKLVDVYPDGREMLVCDGVLRARYREGFAFGQPLEPGVVYEFCIELLPTAIVFAPGHRVQLQVTSSSYPRFEPNPNTGALPGTDPASRVAFNTIMCNEFYPSHLLLPVTNLIGPSVVEETTGRPPEQPRLVRLYPNPARERTTLLLDLHAPADLEIVIFDVRGRAVAGPTRQHIGPEKTAMPLSTQGLPAGLYLVRLRAAGLVATGKLVITH
- a CDS encoding GNAT family N-acetyltransferase, which gives rise to MSEVHLVQPLCSAQVKPAAHVLARAFRSDPAFVYVLPQAQRRESALAWLFERLVAATLEAGRAFTTASLSGVALWLGPGRHTLPTSTLLANGLALLPLTLGWRSFGRFLRLGRCTNQLHERTIRDPHLVLFALGVDPARQQQGIGRALLAPMLAEADANGLPCYLDTANAANLAYYAAHGFDFVSERTIAEALVLRAMVRMPRQGQA
- a CDS encoding RnfABCDGE type electron transport complex subunit B, encoding MSPTVVAILASMAGLGFLGVLFGGGLAYAAKKFAVHVDPRVEAVQAVLSGANCGACGYPGCAAFAQAVVAGAAPYTGCIPGGADSARQIAAIMGGETGELQEAPVAVVCCQGGKAEARDRFIYQGFEDCEAAQLIAGGQKACIYGCLGFGTCVRACPFDAMTMGDNGLPVVFEDKCTGCGKCVKACPRGIMQLIPRTQRIFIGCRSQDRGKQVKEVCTVGCTGCTLCANPKTTPSGSIRMNGFLPEIVNPFAEDLEMAFEKCPTHSFVRRGVSAPVERAQVEETTAA